From Vitis vinifera cultivar Pinot Noir 40024 chromosome 5, ASM3070453v1, the proteins below share one genomic window:
- the LOC100265293 gene encoding receptor-like kinase TMK4, with amino-acid sequence MLHPLNMASLVSLCLLFSLLTSALADDAAVMDNLRKGLSSTPSGWTGSDFCSWEGINCGNTGDSNGRVTAINMASKGLSGTLPSDLNQLSQLVTLSFQSNSLSGSLPSLANLQFLQDIYLNSNNFTSIDKDFFTNLTSLQTVSLGENPDLAPWSIPDGLSQSKSLAIFYASNANIEGSIPDWFGSMPSLNELRLSYNNLNGSLPSSLPGTSIQKLWMNNQQSGLSGTIDVLAAMPDLRQVWLQANAFTGPIPDLSNCTQLFDLQLRDNQFTGIVPSSLTSLPKLVNITLKNNKLQGPVPEFSTGVNVELDNNKFCRTSVGPCDSQVTTLLEVAGALGYPTTLADSWEGNDACNQWAFISCDTQGKNVTIVNFAKRGFTGTISPAFANLTSLRNLYLNDNKLTGSIPESLTSLTQLQVLDVSNNNLTGGIPKFGDGVKVTTTGNLLLGNGTDSGSGDSPSSGTDTTSPSGTPAGSPNGSTPSAGVIAAIVVAVVIFIGVVLFVSYKCYVRKQHKKFGRVDNPENGKEMVVNKVMGGMGGYGGVPSELHSQSSGDHSDIPVFEGGNIAISIQVLRQVTNNFSEDNILGRGGFGVVYKGELHDGTKIAVKRMESAAVGTKGMNEFQAEIAVLTKVRHRHLVALLGFCVNGNERLLVYEYMPQGTLGQHLFDWRENGYPPLTWKQRVTIALDVGRGVEYLHSLAQQSFIHRDLKPSNILLGDDMRAKVADFGLVKNAPDGKYSVETRLAGTFGYLAPEYAATGRVTTKVDVYAFGVVLMELITGRKALDETMPDERSHLVSWFRRVLINKDNLQKAIDQTLDPDEETLASICKVAELAGHCTAREPYQRPEMGHAVNILGPLVEQWKPVRPDEDESYGIDLHMSLPQALQRWQADEGTSTMVNDLSYSRTQSSIPSKPSGFADTFDSMDCR; translated from the exons ATGCTTCACCCTCTAAACATGGCTTCTCTGGTTTCACTCTGCCTCTTATTCTCTCTCCTCACGTCCGCCCTCGCCGACGACGCCGCCGTCATGGACAACCTCCGCAAGGGCCTCAGCTCCACCCCCTCCGGCTGGACCGGCAGCGATTTCTGCAGCTGGGAAGGCATCAACTGCGGCAATACCGGCGATAGCAACGGCCGCGTCACCGCCATCAACATGGCTTCCAAGGGTCTCTCCGGCACTCTCCCTTCCGATCTCAACCAGCTCTCTCAACTCGTGACCTTGTCGTTTCAGTCTAACTCTCTCTCTGGTTCCTTGCCCTCTCTCGCTAACCTCCAGTTTCTTCAAGATATCTACCTCAACAGCAACAATTTCACCTCCATCGACAAGGATTTCTTCACCAATCTGACGAGTTTGCAGACTGTGAGCCTCGGCGAGAACCCCGATCTGGCGCCGTGGTCGATCCCAGATGGGTTGAGCCAGTCCAAGAGTCTGGCTATCTTCTATGCTAGCAATGCTAACATTGAAGGGTCCATACCAGATTGGTTCGGTTCGATGCCGAGTCTCAACGAACTGAGGCTGTCCTACAACAATCTCAATGGGTCTCTTCCATCTTCTCTGCCTGGGACCAGCATCCAAAAGCTGTGGATGAATAATCAGCAAAGTGGGCTTTCGGGCACGATCGATGTGTTGGCAGCCATGCCCGATCTAAGACAAGTGTGGCTGCAAGCGAATGCCTTCACTGGGCCCATCCCGGACCTGTCAAATTGCACCCAGTTGTTTGATTTGCAGCTTCGGGACAATCAGTTCACTGGTATTGTGCCTTCTTCGTTGACAAGTTTACCTAAATTGGTTAACATTACTttgaaaaacaacaaattacaAGGTCCTGTACCCGAGTTTTCTACTGGTGTTAACGTCGAACTAGATAATAATAAGTTTTGTAGGACGTCTGTTGGACCTTGTGATAGTCAGGTTACTACATTGCTTGAGGTTGCTGGGGCTTTAGGGTATCCTACAACCTTGGCTGACTCCTGGGAAGGGAACGATGCGTGCAACCAATGGGCGTTTATTTCATGTGATACGCAGGGGAAGAATGTGACTATTGTGAATTTTGCAAAACGGGGTTTTACGGGTACAATTTCACCAGCCTTTGCAAACCTCACATCTCTGCGGAATTTGTACTTGAACGATAATAAACTTACGGGTTCTATTCCAGAGAGCTTGACTAGTTTGACTCAGCTTCAGGTTCTTGATGTGTCAAATAATAATCTTACTGGGGGCATACCGAAATTTGGAGATGGGGTGAAGGTAACTACGACAGGCAATCTCTTACTTGGAAACGGTACAGACTCTGGAAGTGGAGATTCTCCATCTTCTGGTACCGATACTACCTCACCAAGTGGTACTCCGGCTGGGTCGCCTAATGGTTCAACCCCTTCAGCTGGTGTAATTGCTGCTATAGTTGTTGCTGTTGTCATTTTTATTGGGGTTGTGTTATTTGTGTCTTACAAATGTTACGTTAGGAAACAGCATAAGAAATTTGGCAGGGTGGACAATCCTGAAAATGGGAAGGAAATGGTGGTCAATAAGGTAATGGGAGGAATGGGTGGGTATGGTGGAGTCCCAAGTGAATTACACAGCCAGAGTAGTGGTGATCATAGTGACATTCCAGTGTTTGAAGGTGGAAATATTGCAATTTCAATCCAAGTTCTTCGACAGGTGACTAACAACTTTAGTGAAGATAATATATTGGGCAGAGGAGGGTTCGGTGTTGTTTACAAAGGCGAGTTGCATGATGGGACAAAGATTGCCGTGAAAAGGATGGAATCGGCAGCAGTGGGCACCAAAGGAATGAATGAGTTTCAGGCAGAGATTGCAGTTCTTACAAAAGTTAGGCACAGACATTTGGTTGCTCTGCTAGGTTTCTGTGTCAATGGTAATGAGAGGCTTTTGGTATATGAATACATGCCGCAGGGGACACTAGGACAGCATTTGTTTGATTGGCGTGAAAATGGGTACCCACCTTTGACTTGGAAGCAAAGGGTGACAATTGCATTGGATGTAGGAAGAGGAGTGGAATACCTTCACAGCTTAGCACAACAGAGTTTCATTCATAGAGATTTGAAACCATCCAACATACTTCTTGGAGATGACATGAGAGCTAAGGTTGCCGATTTTGGGTTGGTTAAAAATGCACCTGATGGGAAGTATTCTGTGGAGACACGGTTGGCTGGAACATTTGGATATCTTGCTCCTGAATATGCTG CTACTGGAAGAGTGACAACCAAGGTCGATgtttatgcatttggagtggTATTGATGGAGCTGATCACTGGTAGAAAAGCTCTAGATGAGACCATGCCTGATGAAAGGTCTCATTTGGTGTCATGGTTCCGCAGGGTACTAATCAACAAGGACAACCTCCAAAAGGCTATTGACCAAACTCTAGACCCTGATGAAGAGACCTTAGCAAGCATCTGCAAGGTGGCTGAGCTGGCTGGCCATTGCACTGCTCGCGAACCATATCAGAGACCCGAGATGGGCCATGCAGTTAACATCTTGGGACCTCTCGTAGAGCAGTGGAAGCCTGTTCGCCCTGATGAAGATGAAAGCTATGGCATTGATCTCCACATGAGCCTTCCTCAAGCCCTTCAAAGATGGCAAGCAGATGAAGGTACTTCCACGATGGTTAATGATCTTTCCTACAGCCGAACCCAGTCAAGCATTCCATCAAAACCTTCTGGATTTGCTGATACATTTGATTCAATGGATTGCCGGTGA